CACCGTAGCGCTGCGCCGAGGCGAACCACGCCTGTTCCGGACCGCCCGCGGCCGGACGCAGGTGCAGCCGTGCCTGCGTGCTGCTGCCGTCCAGCAGTGCCTGCAGCGCCGGCAGATCCCCGGCGGCCACCCGCTCCTGCAGCAGTCCGCCCTCGCCTTCGGTGGCGGCCAGCACGCGCCCGCGTTCGTTGCCGGTGCGGGTATCGACCACGATGAAGCGTCCCTCGCGGCCCAGCGTCGCCTCGCGCAGGCGCATCTTCAGCGCGGCCAGGCCCTGCGAATAGTCCTGGCCGACAAAGGCGATGCCGGCCACGCTGCCGTCTTCCGCCAGGATCGGCATGTAATGGGTCATGTAGTCGGTGCCGAACAGATGCGCCGGACCGGTGTAGCCCTGCCCGGCCAGCACCCGTGCATACGCGGGATTGCCGTGGTCAAGCACGGTACCCAGCACGCGCTCGCCCTGCGCATTGCGCAGCGACGTCGCCACACGCACGAAATCATCGCCATCGCGTACGAACACCGTGGCCACGCCATCGGTGGCGGCAGCGAAACGATCGACCTCGGTCGACCCCGGCCCGATGACCTCGCTGCCCAGGTGCAGGGCCAGCGTGCTGCGGCCGCCCACTTCGATGGGCGCGGCGCCGTCGGCCAGCGCCGGGCCCTGCGGCAGCATCGCCCGGAACGTGCCGGCGATGCGCTCGGTACTCTCACTCAGGCTGCGGTCGTACAGCTGCACCGAATCGCGCATCAGCACGGTGGCGGTGTCCAGGCCTCCGCTCACCCGCTGCTGGTAGCTGTCAGCCGTGTCGCGGTAGATCAGGATCGCCAGCGCGGCGAAGGCAACCGCCGTGATCGCGGCCATCAGCAGTGCAAGGCGCGTGGCAATGGTCAGCGAGCGTGGCGGCGAAGCGGAAACGCGGGAACCAGCAGGGGTCATCATGGAAAAACAGGTCCGTGGAAGGGAGGGCCCGAAAGCGCACCCTGTTAACGGCACCGTTCTGGTCCTCTTTACGCCCCTGCCCTAGCCGGATCCGGCTATTGACCACGCCAAGCCTTTGATTCAGCAAGGCTGTTCAGCTTTACCGGTCGCATCGACCGGCCCCAGCACCGTGCGCGTGCCCGCAACGCCATCAGCCCCGAGCGTTGTCACCGCATGCAGTTGATCCAGGCGGATGCGGTGTTCGCCGTCGGGCGCATCCAGCAGCAGGAATTCTTCCTTGTCCGCGGTGCTGATGGTGGTCCGCGCCCGCGCCACGAAGCGGCTGCCGTCACGCAGTTCGACCTGCAGCTGGGCACGATGCAGACAGGCGACTTCCAGCACATCGTGCAGGTCGCACTCCAGCGGGTGGTAGTCGGCCATATGGGGTTCCTCGGCGGTAATGGTGATCAGCCTGCCATGGGTCCCGGTCCGCCGCTTGGCAAGCCCGGAGTGCAGCGCTACACTGGCCCCGCCGTGGGGCCATAGCTCAGCTGGGAGAGCGCGTCGTTCGCAATGACGAGGTCAGGAGTTCGATCCTCCTTGGCTCCACCACCATTCAGTGCGGCAACGCACGACGGAAAGGCCGGAACTCCTGGAATGACAGGGCTTCCGGCCTTTTTCGTTGTGGGCCTGTAAGGCAGCGCGTCACCACGGATGGCTGTGCTGCCGCCACACTCACGCCGGATCCTGGCTCCCATCCTTGCGCTGCGGCCGGCGCGAATGCGCGTCATGCACCTGCTGGTCCTGCTGGCCGGGCCGCTGCTTGGCCACCTCATCCTGACGACGGTCCTGACGGCTTTCCTCGGCACCCTCGCGGGCCTGCTGCTGGTTGGAATTCTGCTTGTCGTTCATGGGCGCGCTCCAGCCGACAACAGGCCGGCCTGATCACCGCACGCTAGACATGCGGCGGTGATGCGCCGGTCAGGCCGCCGCGAGCGCCGCGTGCAGAAGCCACGGGTGGCTCAGGCCCGCACGCACTCGCGCACGGCGAACGGATGCCCGCACGCGCTGCAGGTGGAATGACCGAACGCAAGCTCCAGCAGCTGCTCGGCGCGGACGTCGCCGTCGTCACGCACCTGGTGCATCAGCCATTGCTCGGCCACGCCCACCGGTTCGCCCGGCAACAGCGCAGTCGTCGCCGACGGCGCGCCGAACACCGGATCCTCATGGCACACGTAGGGCGCTTCAACATCCAGTGTGCAGTAGAGATCGACCGAACAGGCCGCGCACGCCCCCACGATCTCCCCCTCGGCCAGCCGGTCCAGGTGCTGCGACCAGGCTTTCTCACCACTCAGGCCCAGCCAGGCCTGCCGCAACCAGCCGCGATCACCGTGGCCGTCCGTGGACAGCGGCACCGCCTCCCGGCCACGACCCTGCAGGCGCTTCTGCACCTTGCCGCGCAGCGCCTGGATGACATCGCCATGTGCCACCAGCCCCGGATCGCCGACCTCCGAACCGGCCACGATCGCACCGGCCAGCAGCAGCGCGTCATCGTGGTCGCTGCGCCCGGTCTGCCGCGCGATCGACAGCAGCACCGGCAGCGCCGCGTGGCTGGCCGAATACACCGTGCCCTGGTGGCACAGATGCGACCAGATGTCGTTCCAGTCCTGCAGGTGCTGCGGGTCCATCATCGACGCCAGCAGTGCGCCCGCTTCAGAGGCGTCGCCATAGGCCCCCTGCAGGGATCCCCAGTCGATGGCATGAACGTCGGCGGTCTTTGGCATGTCCTTCCCTGGTCGATGCAACAGGCGCCCAGCATGCCCCATCGGCGGACCGAAGGGACAGCGCGCTTGTGGCTGCAACCCTCGCGCGGCCACAATCGGCACATCACCGACGCACAAGGAAGCGCCATGAACCGCCCCGCCCTGCTGGCCTCTCTGCTGGTCCCACTGCTGCTCGGTACCGGCTGTGCCCACCGCGTGGCCACTGCGCCACCGCCGGTGCCCGGCTACATCGGCAGCATCGAAGCCGTGCGCGCCGCACAGGACGATCCGGCACGCGGCATTTCCGGCATCTTCGCCATGACCGTGCAGGCTGTCGGCAGCGACGATGGCCGCCTCTACCTCAACAGCGAGCGCGACTACCGGCACCCGCTGAACATCACCCTCAACATGGATGCGGCGCTTCGCCCGGAACTGGAAGCCGCGCTGGGCCTGAAGCTGGACCACCTGCAGAACCGTCGCCTGCTGGTGCGCGGCACCGCACGCCAGACGCGCATCGATTTCATCAACGGCAACGGCCAGCGCAGCGGCAAGTACTACTACCAGACCCAGATCAGCGTCAGCGACCCGCGCCAGATCCGTTTCGCGCCGTGAGGGCGCGGCGCCGATCATGGCCTGATACCGCTTGGACACGCCCGGCGAAATGCCGAAGGCCCCGCGCTGCCTGCTACGGGTGCCTGCAGAACACCGAGGATCAACCACTTGCGCACGCGCAGACGGCAATGTGAATGTTTTTTGCCAAAACGCTTGCCGAACGCTGCCGACCTCCGTAATATGCGCGTCCTCGGCAGCGACCTCGCTGCAACGAAACAAGTGGCCGAGTAGCTCAGTTGGTAGAGCAGGGGATTGAAAATCCCCGTGTCGGCGGTTCGATTCCGTCCTCGGCCACCATTTGCGAAGGCCTGCAGAAATGCAGGTCTTTTTTTTCCGGCCATCGCGTCCGCGCGGTTGGCCTGCCAAACTGGCCGAGTAGCTCAGTTGGTAGAGCAGGGGATTGAAAATCCCCGTGTCGGCGGTTCGATTCCGTCCTCGGCCACCAGTTTGAAGACCTGCAGAAATGCGGGTCTTTTTTTTTGCGCCGGCCGCGATGGATGCGCGTCCGGCCGCGGCGTTCACACCGCATCCGGGGCACTGGCCTACGCTCGAAGCCCTCGTCCGGAGCCTGCCCATGCCGATGCGCCTGCGCCCTGCCCTGCTGATCTCTCTGCTGCTGGCCTGCGCGCCAGCGCTCGCCACCGGACCCGTGCGCGCGGTCGACGCCCTGGACATCGATCGCTACGCCGGCCAGTGGCACGAAATCGCGCACCTGCCGGTCTCGTTCCAGAAGCAGTGCGTGGGCGATATCACCGCCAACTACGGGTTGCGCCGCGATGGCCGTATCAGCGTCACCAATGCCTGCCGCAAGCGCGATGGCGAACGGGTGGTGGCAGAGGGAGTGGCGCGCCCGGTGGAAGGCCAGCCCGGCCAGCTGCAGGTGCGCTTCGCACCCGACTGGCTGAGCTGGGTGCCGCTGGTCTGGGCCGACTACTGGGTGATCGCGCTGGACCCGGATTACCAGTGGGCGGTGGTCGGCGAACCGGACCGGAAATACCTGTGGATCCTCTCGCGCCTTCCGGACATGGACCGCAGCCTGTTCGAGCAACTCAAGGCCAAGGCCGAAGCAATGGGCTACGACCTCGCACCGCTGCGGGTGATGGCACCACTGCGCGATCCCGCGCCCGAGCCCGCGCCAGCCGACTGAGCCCCGCTCCGGCCGCCCTCCATGGCGCGCCCTTACACCCGCTGCCTGCCTGCGGGTCGCGTTCCTGCGCGTCACGCTCACGCGCTACCCTCTGCGACGGGTCGCCCGTGGCGATCCATTCAACCATACGCCGTAGTATGCTTATTCCACGCACCCCCTACACAGGACCTGCGCCCATGCTCCATCGTTTCCGTTTCGCCTTGATCGCTCTGTGCACCCTGGCCCTGGCTGCCTGCAGCGATGGCATCGTCAAGCGTGTTTCGGAACCGGCGGCCAGCCTGCAGCAGCTCACCGTGCGCGCCGACGGCAACTGGACCGTCGCCCTGCGCCTGCAGAACTACAGCTCGATGCCCATGACCTTCGACGACGTGTCACTCACCCTCACCGTGGGCGACATCGAAGCGGGCACCCTGCAGGCCAAGCCGGCCATTTCCATCGGCGGCACCTCGGCCGATGTCATCAACCTCGACCTGGTGCCCAGTTCCGGCGCGCGCCTGGTGGTGGCCGATGCGCTGGCCGGCAACCGCACCCTGGCCTATGGCCTGAAGGGCACCGTGGCCGCCACCCCGCAGGAGAAGAAGCAGCGCAGCTTCGATATCAGCGGGCGCAGCACCCTCAACCAGGCCCCGGGCCTGCCCGGCGTGCTGCGCTGACCCCCCTTTTCGTTGCGGCATTGCCTGCCGCGCCCTTTCTGTCCTGATCGAGACGTCACCGATGAGCAGCTACACCGCCCCGCTTTGCGACCTCCGTTTCGCCCTGCACGACGTGCTCAAGGTCGAACCGCTGTTCGCCCGCCTGGGCTTCACCGACGCCACCGCCGACGTGGTCGATGCCGTGCTGGAAGAAGCCGGCCGTTTCAGCGCCAGCGTGCTGGCCCCGCTCAACAGCGTGGGCGACGAGATCGGCTGCGTGCTCGACCAGGCCACCGGTGAAGTGACCACCCCGCCCGGCTTCAAGCAGGCCTACGACCAGTTCGTCGATGGCGGCTGGACCGGCCTGACCGCCGCGCCCGAACTGGGTGGCCAAGGCCTGCCGCACACCTTGGGCGTGCCGCTGAACGAAATGATCAACGCCGCCAACCTGGCCTGGGGCAACTTCCCGCTGCTGTCCCACGGCGCCATCGAAGCGTTGAAGCAGCACGGCGAGGCGTGGCAGCACGACGCCTTCCTCAAACCGCTCATCGAAGGCCGCTGGACCGGCACCATGTGCCTGACCGAACCGCATTGCGGCACCGACCTGGGCCTGCTGAAGACCAAGGCCGAACCGAACGCCGACGGCAGCTACGCGATCAGCGGCACCAAGATCTTCATCACCGCCGGCGAGCACGACCTGACCGGGAACATCGTGCACCTCGTGCTGGCCAAGCTGCCCGACGCCCCGCCCGGCGCCAAGGGCATCTCGCTGTTCGTCACCCCCAAGTTCAAGGTCGACCGTGATGGCAACGTCGGCGAGCGCAACGCACTGCGCTGCGGGTCGATCGAGCACAAGATGGGCATCAAGGGGTCGGTCACCTGCGTGATGAACTTCGATGGCGCCCAGGGCTATCTGGTCGGGCAACCGCACAAGGGCCTGCAGGCGATGTTCACCATGATGAACACCGCACGCCTGGGCGTCGGCCTGCAGGGCATCGGCCTGTCCGAGCGCGCCTACCAGAACGCGCTGAAGTACAGCCGCGAGCGCCTGCAGTCGCGCGCCCTGAGCGGTGCGAAGTTCCCGGACAAGCCGGCTGACCCGATTCTGGTGCACCCGGACGTGCGCCGCATGCTGCTGACCATCAAATCGCTGGTCGAAGGCAGCCGCCTGCTGGCCCTGCACGCGGCCACCCTGATCGACGTCGCACACAGCGCCGACGACGCCGCCGAGCGCGAACGTGCCGATACCCTGGTCAGCTTCCTGACCCCGATTTCCAAGGCCTGCCAGACCGAATGGGGCATTGAGAACACCTACAACGCCCTGCAGTGTTTCGGCGGCCACGGCTACATCCGCGAACACGGCATGGAGCAGCTCGCCCGCGACGCACGCATCACCACGCTGTATGAAGGCACCACCGGCATCCAGGCACTGGACCTGATCGGCCGCAAGACCGCCGCCAGCCAGGGCGCTGGCCTGAAGCTGATGCTGGCCGAGATCGAAGCCTTTGCCAGGGAACACGAGGGCAACGAGGCGCTGGCCGAGTTCATCGGCCCGCTGCGCGCCAAGGCCGCCGAATGGGGTGCGCTGACCATGGACGTGCTCAAGCGCGCCGCCACCAACCCGGACGAACTGGGTGCCGCCAGCTACGACTACCTGTTCTACTCGGGTTACGTCGTGCTGGCCTACTGGTGGGCCCGCAGCGTGGCCGCCGCCGACGCCAGCGCGCACGGCGCCGCCTTCGCCCAGGGCAAGCGCGAGACCGCCCGCTTCTACTTCGCCCGCGTCCTGCCGCGCACCCTGGCCCACGCCGCCGCCCTGCAGGCCGGCGCCGCCCCACTGATGGCCATGGACGACGAGCGCTTCGGCGCCTGAGCCCACGGGGTCGGATCCCTTTCCCAACGGGAAAGGGCTCTGACCCCAGCCTCGCCCCCGGTAGATCCACGCCATGCGTGGATAAGGGGTCAGAGCCCTTTCCTGCGGAAAGGGATCCGACCCCAGCCTCGACACCCCGGTAGATCCACGCCATGCGTGGATAAGGGGTCAGAGCCCTTTCCTGCGGAAAGGGATCCGACCCCAGCCTCGACACCCCGGTAGATCCACGCCATGCGTGGATAAGGGGTCAGAGCCCTTTCCTGCGGAAAGGGATCCGCCCCCAGCCTCGCCCCCGGTAGATCCACGCCATGCGTGGATAAGGGGTCAGAGCCCTTTCCTGCGGAAAGGGATCCGCCCCCAGCCTCGACACCCCGGTAGATCCACGCCATGCGTGGATAAGGGGTCAGAGCCCTTTCCTGCGGAAAGGGATCCGACCCCAGCCTCGACACCCCGGTAGATCCACGCCATGCGTGGATAAGGGGTCAGAGCCCTTTCCTGCGGAAAGGGATCCGCCCCCAGCGTCGACACCCCGGTAGATCCACGCCATGCGTGGATAAGGGGTCAGAGCCCTTTCCTGCGGAAAGGGATCCGCCCCAGCCTCGACACCCCGGTAGATCCACGCCATGCGTGGATAAGGGGTCAGAGCCCTTTCCTGCGGAAAGGGATCCGACCCCAGCCTCGACACCCCGGTAGATCCACGCCATGCGTGGATGAGGGTCAGAGCCCTTTCCTGCGGAAAGGGATCCGACCCCCGCCCTCCGTCTGGTGAAAAGCCCCCCTTTGTTAAGGGGGGCGCGCCAACGGCGCGGGGGATAGGAGGAATGCGCGGACCCGAATCATTGCGATTTGGATATCGCCCACCAGGCGATATCCAAATCGCAATGATTCGGGTATAAGCTGTTTTCCCGATGGAGACAGACACTACACGCTTGGGTCTGATCGAAGCCGGAGCCTCGATTTCTGCTCCGGGCGCCGCGTCATCGCCCACTGCCAGCCCGCTGCATCGCCCCGGCACCGTCCGCCTGCTCTCGCTTGACGCCCACGGACGCGTCCTGGATTGGATCACCTGGCAGGACGCAGCCTGTCTCTACGCCCGCAACGCGGTCTCCTGGACTTTGGGCGACCCCTGCCTGCACATCCACGGCGGCACCAACCGGCTCAGCGGCCTGCAGAGCGGCATGGACCTGCACCCGATCATCGCCGCCCGCGGCCACGCCCGCTCGCGCGCACCGGACCCTACGCCGAACCTGACCAACCCGGCCCTGTTCGCCCGCGATGCCCACCTCTGCCTCTACTGCGGCCAGCAGTTCAACCGCCCCACCCTCACCCGCGATCACGTCATGCCGCTGTCCAAGGGTGGCCTCGATTGCTGGGAAAACGTCGTCACTGCGTGCTTCCAGTGCAACTCGCGCAAGAGCAACCGCACCCCGCAACAGGCCAACATGCCCCTGCTGGCCATTCCCTACCGGCCCAGCTGGATCGAACATCTGATCCTCTCCAACCGCAACATCCTGGCCGACCAGATGGCGTTCCTGAAGGCACAACTGCCGAAGCGATCCAAGCTCAGCACCTGAACACGGCCACCGGCAACCCTCACCGTCCTGTCACGGGCGGCGGCGTTTGCTTGCCCCACCCCCGATTGAGGGCGAAAATGGTCGTTCAGAACAAGTGCGAACACGATGATCGACTCTGCCCGCTATCCCCGCCTCGCGCGCATCCAGACGCCCGATGACCTGCGTACGTTCGACGAATCCGAAATGCGCGCGGTCGCCGATGAGCTGCGCGCCTACCTGATCGAATCGGTGGGCAAGAGCGGTGGCCATTTCGCCGCCGGCCTGGGCGTGATCGAACTCACCGTGGCCCTGCACTACCTCTACCAGACCCCGCACGACCAGCTGGTCTGGGACGTCGGCCACCAGACCTACCCGCACAAGATCCTCACCGGCCGCCGCGACGAGATCCATACCGTCAAGCAGAAGGATGGCGTTGCGCCGTTCCCCAAGCGCGAGGAAAGCGAGTACGACACCTTCGGCGTCGGTCATTCCTCCACGTCGATCTCGGCTGCGCTGGGCATGGCCATCGCCCGCCAGTCGCAGGGCGATGACCGCAGGGTCGTGGCCGTCATCGGTGACGGCGCGATGACCGCCGGCATGGCCTTCGAGGCCCTGATGCATGCCGGCGGCATGGACCCGGAGCCGAACCTGCTGGTCATCCTCAACGACAACAACATGTCGATCTCCGAGGCCGTCGGCGGGTTGACCAAGATGCTCGGCCGCGCCACCGGCAGCCGCACGCTCAACGCGCTGCGCGAGGGTGGCAAGAAGATCCTCGGCGACAAGAAGAACAACCCCGCCCGCTTCGTCAAGCGCTGGGAAGAGCACTGGAAGGGCATGTTCGTGCCGTCCACGATGTTCGAGGAAATGGGCTTCCACTACACCGGCCCCATCGACGGCCACGACATGCCGGCCCTGCTGTCCACGCTGAAGACGCTGCGCGCCTCCAAGGGCCCGAAGCTGCTGCACGTGATGACCACCAAGGGCAAGGGTTATGAGCCGGCCGAAGGCGACCAGATCGGTTACCACGCGGTCGGCCCGTTCGATCCGGACAAGGGCCTGGTGGCCAAGACCGGCGCCAAGAAGCCGACCTACACCGATGTGTTCAGCGACTGGCTGTGCGATGCCGCCGCCGCCGAGCCACGCCTGTACGGCATCACCCCGGCGATGCGCGAAGGCTCCGGTCTGGTGCGCTTCAGCAAGGAATACCCGCAGCGCTATTTCGACGTGGCCATCGCCGAGCAGCACGCCGTCACGCTGGCCGCCGGCATGGCGACCCAGGGCGGCAAGCCCGTGGTGGCGATCTACTCCACCTTCCTGCAGCGCGCGTACGACCAGCTGGTACACGACGTGGCCATCCAGAACCTGGATGTGCTGTTTGCGATCGACCGCGCTGGCGTGGTCGGTCCGGACGGCGCGACCCACGCCGGCAACCTGGACCTGAGCTTCCTGCGCTGCGTGCCGAACATGGTGGTGATGGCCCCGGCCAACGAAGCCGAATGCCGGCAGATGCTCAGCACCGGCCTGCAGCACCCGGGCCCGGCCGCCGTGCGCTACCCGCGTGGCAGCGGCACCGGCGTGGATGCCGGCAGCGACCTGTCCACCCTGCCGATCGGCAAGGGCGAGCTGCGCGTGCAGGGCCACGGCGTTGCGCTGCTGGCCTTCGGCAGCTGCGTGGCCGCTGCAGAACAGGTCGGCCGCGAGCTGGGCCTGAGCGTGGTCAACATGCGCTTCATCAAGCCGCTGGACCGCGAACTGGTGCTGGCCCTGGCCAACAGCCACGACGGGCTGGTGACGATCGAGGACAACGTGGTTGCCGGCGGCGCGGGTTCGGCCGTGGCCGAGCTGCTGAATGCTGAAGGGGTGCTGCGCCCGATCTTGCACCTGGGCCTGCCTGACACGTTCCAGCACCACGCCAGCCGCGAAGATCTGCTGGCTGAAGCCGGTATCGATGCCGCCGGCATCCGTGCGGCCGTGCTCAAGCGCTGGCCGACCCTGGCCAGCGGCAAGCCGCCGCTGAGCGCTGCCAGCTGAGTAGATCCACGCCATGCGTGGATGGATCCATGTGTGCGGACCTACGGCCCGC
Above is a genomic segment from Stenotrophomonas sp. ESTM1D_MKCIP4_1 containing:
- a CDS encoding Rho-binding antiterminator produces the protein MADYHPLECDLHDVLEVACLHRAQLQVELRDGSRFVARARTTISTADKEEFLLLDAPDGEHRIRLDQLHAVTTLGADGVAGTRTVLGPVDATGKAEQPC
- a CDS encoding lipocalin family protein, whose amino-acid sequence is MRLRPALLISLLLACAPALATGPVRAVDALDIDRYAGQWHEIAHLPVSFQKQCVGDITANYGLRRDGRISVTNACRKRDGERVVAEGVARPVEGQPGQLQVRFAPDWLSWVPLVWADYWVIALDPDYQWAVVGEPDRKYLWILSRLPDMDRSLFEQLKAKAEAMGYDLAPLRVMAPLRDPAPEPAPAD
- a CDS encoding LEA type 2 family protein, translated to MLHRFRFALIALCTLALAACSDGIVKRVSEPAASLQQLTVRADGNWTVALRLQNYSSMPMTFDDVSLTLTVGDIEAGTLQAKPAISIGGTSADVINLDLVPSSGARLVVADALAGNRTLAYGLKGTVAATPQEKKQRSFDISGRSTLNQAPGLPGVLR
- a CDS encoding acyl-CoA dehydrogenase C-terminal domain-containing protein; protein product: MSSYTAPLCDLRFALHDVLKVEPLFARLGFTDATADVVDAVLEEAGRFSASVLAPLNSVGDEIGCVLDQATGEVTTPPGFKQAYDQFVDGGWTGLTAAPELGGQGLPHTLGVPLNEMINAANLAWGNFPLLSHGAIEALKQHGEAWQHDAFLKPLIEGRWTGTMCLTEPHCGTDLGLLKTKAEPNADGSYAISGTKIFITAGEHDLTGNIVHLVLAKLPDAPPGAKGISLFVTPKFKVDRDGNVGERNALRCGSIEHKMGIKGSVTCVMNFDGAQGYLVGQPHKGLQAMFTMMNTARLGVGLQGIGLSERAYQNALKYSRERLQSRALSGAKFPDKPADPILVHPDVRRMLLTIKSLVEGSRLLALHAATLIDVAHSADDAAERERADTLVSFLTPISKACQTEWGIENTYNALQCFGGHGYIREHGMEQLARDARITTLYEGTTGIQALDLIGRKTAASQGAGLKLMLAEIEAFAREHEGNEALAEFIGPLRAKAAEWGALTMDVLKRAATNPDELGAASYDYLFYSGYVVLAYWWARSVAAADASAHGAAFAQGKRETARFYFARVLPRTLAHAAALQAGAAPLMAMDDERFGA
- a CDS encoding HNH endonuclease, which translates into the protein METDTTRLGLIEAGASISAPGAASSPTASPLHRPGTVRLLSLDAHGRVLDWITWQDAACLYARNAVSWTLGDPCLHIHGGTNRLSGLQSGMDLHPIIAARGHARSRAPDPTPNLTNPALFARDAHLCLYCGQQFNRPTLTRDHVMPLSKGGLDCWENVVTACFQCNSRKSNRTPQQANMPLLAIPYRPSWIEHLILSNRNILADQMAFLKAQLPKRSKLST
- the dxs gene encoding 1-deoxy-D-xylulose-5-phosphate synthase translates to MIDSARYPRLARIQTPDDLRTFDESEMRAVADELRAYLIESVGKSGGHFAAGLGVIELTVALHYLYQTPHDQLVWDVGHQTYPHKILTGRRDEIHTVKQKDGVAPFPKREESEYDTFGVGHSSTSISAALGMAIARQSQGDDRRVVAVIGDGAMTAGMAFEALMHAGGMDPEPNLLVILNDNNMSISEAVGGLTKMLGRATGSRTLNALREGGKKILGDKKNNPARFVKRWEEHWKGMFVPSTMFEEMGFHYTGPIDGHDMPALLSTLKTLRASKGPKLLHVMTTKGKGYEPAEGDQIGYHAVGPFDPDKGLVAKTGAKKPTYTDVFSDWLCDAAAAEPRLYGITPAMREGSGLVRFSKEYPQRYFDVAIAEQHAVTLAAGMATQGGKPVVAIYSTFLQRAYDQLVHDVAIQNLDVLFAIDRAGVVGPDGATHAGNLDLSFLRCVPNMVVMAPANEAECRQMLSTGLQHPGPAAVRYPRGSGTGVDAGSDLSTLPIGKGELRVQGHGVALLAFGSCVAAAEQVGRELGLSVVNMRFIKPLDRELVLALANSHDGLVTIEDNVVAGGAGSAVAELLNAEGVLRPILHLGLPDTFQHHASREDLLAEAGIDAAGIRAAVLKRWPTLASGKPPLSAAS